The following coding sequences are from one Streptomyces angustmyceticus window:
- a CDS encoding TetR/AcrR family transcriptional regulator, with the protein MLRMAAAISASTPPGAPIGRRERKKIQTRQAIRRAAYRLFEEHGYDATPVDRIAEAAEVSPSTVFRYFPAKEDIVLTDEYDAVLETGIRARPADEPVIESVRQISIEALRAMTAEDRGELVQRVRLIREVPAIRGRTAERTARDAAMLTTVLAERSGRPADDLELRVISAVILAALQEALLHWGESGRTTDAEASIHRAMDVLGRGLTL; encoded by the coding sequence ATGCTGCGCATGGCCGCAGCTATCTCCGCCAGCACACCGCCCGGGGCGCCGATCGGGCGGCGGGAGCGGAAGAAGATCCAGACCCGGCAGGCGATCCGCCGGGCCGCCTACCGGCTCTTCGAGGAGCACGGGTACGACGCGACCCCCGTCGACCGGATCGCCGAGGCCGCCGAGGTCTCCCCGAGCACCGTCTTCCGCTACTTCCCCGCCAAAGAGGACATCGTGCTCACGGACGAGTACGACGCCGTACTGGAGACCGGGATCCGGGCCCGCCCCGCGGACGAGCCGGTGATCGAGTCGGTGCGGCAGATCAGCATCGAGGCGCTGCGCGCGATGACGGCGGAGGACCGGGGTGAACTCGTCCAGCGCGTCCGGCTGATCCGTGAGGTTCCCGCCATCCGGGGCCGTACCGCGGAGCGCACCGCACGGGACGCCGCGATGCTCACCACCGTCCTGGCGGAGCGCTCCGGACGGCCGGCCGACGACCTGGAGCTGCGGGTGATCAGCGCCGTGATCCTGGCCGCGCTCCAGGAGGCGCTGCTCCACTGGGGCGAGAGCGGCCGCACCACCGATGCCGAGGCGTCGATCCACCGGGCCATGGACGTCCTGGGGCGCGGGCTCACGCTCTGA
- a CDS encoding MerR family transcriptional regulator has protein sequence MRIGEAAAAAGMTPRALRYYEQQGLVTARRAPSGHRVYDAEDIRRLRAVRELRDAGLTVGDVRAFAHLLPTMPPGGVPDLAPRGADPERCSAVEAVARRRLADLDARIERLSRLRARLAARLGEPGAGAAEAAAPAGPAEPAAVTRAGADSGPLFRLDTLPASASASASARPPAPDPPRSPGPASATAQPAAPGSAPPPATAATPPPTSTPAPTPPGCPALRA, from the coding sequence ATGCGCATCGGGGAAGCCGCCGCGGCCGCCGGGATGACGCCGCGGGCGCTGCGCTACTACGAGCAGCAGGGGCTGGTGACGGCCCGTAGGGCACCGTCCGGGCACCGGGTGTACGACGCGGAGGACATCCGCCGCCTGCGCGCGGTGCGCGAACTGCGGGACGCCGGGCTGACGGTGGGGGACGTACGCGCGTTCGCGCATCTGCTGCCCACGATGCCGCCCGGTGGGGTGCCGGACCTCGCTCCCCGGGGCGCGGATCCGGAACGATGCTCGGCGGTGGAAGCGGTCGCCCGGCGCCGGCTCGCCGACCTGGACGCCCGCATCGAGCGGCTGTCGCGCCTGCGGGCACGTCTCGCGGCCCGGCTGGGCGAACCGGGCGCCGGGGCGGCGGAAGCGGCGGCGCCGGCCGGGCCCGCGGAGCCGGCTGCCGTGACCCGCGCCGGGGCGGACAGCGGCCCGCTCTTCCGCCTGGACACGCTCCCGGCATCGGCATCGGCATCGGCGTCGGCACGGCCACCGGCCCCGGACCCGCCCCGGTCCCCTGGCCCGGCCTCCGCCACGGCACAGCCCGCGGCGCCGGGCTCAGCCCCGCCACCAGCCACGGCCGCGACCCCGCCCCCGACCTCGACGCCGGCCCCAACACCCCCTGGGTGCCCCGCCCTCAGAGCGTGA
- a CDS encoding amidase: protein MTTLLGQRSLVQEAAALRAGADDPVDAARRTCDRIDAVDAQVQAFVPEAGRRTRLLEAARRQADAGRADAAGRPVLHGVPVGIKDIVRADGLPTRAGSALPPEVLGGAQAAVVDRLCAAGALIAGKTVTAEFAVTAPGPTRNPHNPAHTPGGSSSGSAAAVAAGMVPLAIGTQTVGSMIRPAAYCGVVGFKPTYGRIPIDGVIPNAAGFDTLGCYATDVAGVALAASVLVDGWRAPEAAGRGALPVLGVPAGPYLARAGDEALRAFAAQRELLRAAGYTVREVPVMADFEQIVEQLFTMNRYEVARAHADWFARFGDRYRPETTSAIREGHTIGDAAYEAARERRTAFRARLAADGAAAGIDLWIAPSATGPAPADLTTTGSSIMCLPWSNAGLPSVSVPAGRAADGLPLGLQLVGGHGADEDLLYGAAGIERVLDAACARHDDRRPGPERRG, encoded by the coding sequence GTGACCACCTTGCTCGGACAGCGATCACTCGTCCAGGAGGCCGCGGCGCTGCGGGCCGGCGCCGACGACCCCGTCGACGCGGCGCGCCGCACCTGCGACCGGATCGACGCCGTGGATGCGCAGGTGCAGGCGTTCGTGCCGGAGGCCGGGCGGCGTACGCGGCTCCTGGAGGCGGCCCGCCGGCAGGCCGACGCGGGGCGGGCGGACGCCGCCGGCCGGCCCGTCCTGCACGGCGTCCCCGTCGGGATCAAGGACATCGTGCGCGCCGACGGGCTGCCCACCCGCGCGGGCTCGGCGCTGCCGCCCGAGGTGCTCGGCGGCGCGCAGGCCGCCGTCGTCGACCGGCTGTGCGCCGCCGGTGCCCTGATCGCGGGCAAGACCGTGACCGCGGAGTTCGCGGTCACCGCCCCCGGGCCGACCCGCAATCCGCACAACCCGGCGCACACGCCCGGTGGTTCGAGCAGCGGGTCGGCGGCCGCGGTCGCCGCCGGGATGGTGCCGCTGGCCATCGGGACGCAGACCGTCGGGTCGATGATCCGGCCCGCCGCGTACTGCGGCGTGGTCGGCTTCAAGCCGACCTACGGGCGGATCCCGATCGACGGCGTGATCCCCAACGCCGCCGGATTCGACACTCTCGGGTGCTACGCCACGGACGTGGCAGGTGTCGCCCTGGCCGCGTCGGTGCTGGTCGACGGCTGGCGGGCGCCGGAAGCGGCGGGGCGGGGAGCGCTCCCGGTGCTGGGCGTGCCGGCCGGCCCCTATCTGGCGCGCGCCGGCGACGAGGCGCTGCGTGCCTTCGCGGCGCAGCGGGAACTCCTCCGGGCCGCCGGATACACCGTCCGCGAGGTGCCGGTGATGGCCGACTTCGAGCAGATCGTGGAGCAGCTCTTCACGATGAACCGCTACGAGGTCGCCCGCGCCCACGCCGACTGGTTCGCCCGCTTCGGCGACCGCTACCGCCCCGAGACCACCTCGGCCATCCGGGAGGGCCACACGATCGGGGACGCCGCCTACGAAGCGGCCCGGGAACGGCGTACGGCCTTCCGCGCACGGCTCGCCGCGGACGGTGCCGCCGCCGGCATCGACCTGTGGATCGCCCCGTCGGCCACCGGCCCCGCGCCCGCCGACCTCACCACCACGGGCAGCTCGATCATGTGCCTGCCCTGGAGCAACGCCGGACTCCCGTCCGTCAGCGTGCCCGCCGGCCGGGCCGCGGACGGGCTGCCGCTCGGGCTCCAACTCGTCGGCGGCCACGGGGCGGACGAGGACCTGCTGTACGGGGCGGCGGGCATCGAGCGGGTGCTGGACGCCGCCTGCGCCCGGCACGACGACCGCCGCCCCGGCCCGGAGCGGCGTGGCTGA
- a CDS encoding MDR family NADP-dependent oxidoreductase, with translation MTERTHREVRLAARPRGPVTDDLFEIVEVPVPEPGPGQVLVRNTVMGVAAVMRTLMDESSGVPMPRYEIGEPLHGAAVGEVVATAPGTDLHPGDLVEHRLGWREYAVVDADQAHRLDPGLLPDPAACLSQGPTAWMGVVRGAEVRPGDTVFVTGAAGGVGSLAGQIARLRGAARVIGSTGSPEKGDRLIKEFGYDAVVIRGAGPIEEQLRAAAPEGIDAVFDNVGGEQLQAALALANRGARIAVVGALAGQLSGDARATTVEIDTLSLLSRSVTLRGVALYEHLDLIPEWNRRFGEGLREGTLTFPHTRLQGIEQAPRALRELTEGRHLGAVLVEL, from the coding sequence ATGACAGAGCGCACACACCGTGAAGTCCGCCTGGCCGCCCGCCCCCGGGGGCCCGTCACCGATGACCTCTTCGAGATCGTGGAGGTGCCGGTTCCGGAACCCGGGCCGGGCCAGGTGCTGGTCCGCAACACCGTGATGGGCGTCGCCGCCGTGATGCGCACGCTGATGGACGAGAGCAGCGGGGTGCCGATGCCCCGCTACGAGATCGGCGAACCGCTGCACGGCGCCGCCGTCGGCGAGGTGGTGGCCACTGCCCCGGGGACCGACCTGCACCCCGGCGATCTGGTGGAACACCGCCTCGGCTGGCGCGAGTACGCCGTGGTGGACGCCGACCAGGCGCACCGGCTCGACCCCGGCCTGCTGCCCGACCCGGCGGCCTGCCTCTCGCAGGGCCCCACCGCCTGGATGGGGGTGGTGCGCGGCGCCGAAGTGCGCCCCGGCGACACCGTCTTCGTCACCGGGGCGGCGGGCGGAGTGGGCTCCCTGGCGGGCCAGATCGCCCGGCTGCGCGGCGCCGCCCGGGTCATCGGCAGCACGGGGTCGCCGGAGAAGGGGGACCGGCTGATCAAGGAATTCGGCTATGACGCGGTGGTGATCCGCGGCGCGGGCCCCATCGAGGAGCAACTGCGCGCGGCCGCCCCGGAGGGCATCGACGCGGTCTTCGACAACGTCGGCGGCGAGCAGTTGCAGGCCGCTCTCGCCCTCGCCAACCGGGGCGCCCGGATCGCCGTCGTCGGCGCGCTCGCCGGCCAGCTCTCCGGGGACGCCAGGGCCACCACGGTCGAGATCGACACCCTCTCGCTGCTCTCCCGCAGCGTCACCCTGCGCGGCGTCGCCCTCTACGAGCACCTGGACCTGATCCCGGAGTGGAACCGGCGCTTCGGCGAGGGGCTGCGCGAGGGCACCCTCACCTTCCCGCACACCCGGCTGCAGGGGATCGAGCAGGCGCCGCGGGCCCTGCGCGAGCTGACCGAGGGGCGTCATCTGGGCGCCGTGCTCGTGGAGTTGTGA